From one bacterium genomic stretch:
- the larA gene encoding nickel-dependent lactate racemase has translation MEIRVPWGKGEQTVELERDRLAGIVHPNRVDTGDEIETLRRALSNPLGAVPFGEFIGAGGNVLVIVNDGTRPTPTAKVLDIIEGDLVGVEPRFLIATGVHRGPTEEELRFIFGRHLERFRDRIHVHDARADAEMVHIGTSKSGTEMWINRLGVEADRLVIIGSVEPHYFGGYTGGRKFFLPGIASYLTIEQNHKFAMDVRARALALEGNPVHEDMVDALSAIAEKPIFSIQTVLDRDRKIYAATAGHIHESFYAATLRAKEVFCVEVPAKADVVVSVAPFPMDVDLYQSQKALHNGALALTEGGVLILVSKCRDGIGHDTFHQLLGSCSTLEDMLARIEEGYVLGYHIAAKMAKIGSWAEMWAVTELPDDVVRECAVLKAGSGGRDLQRSSDGLARTPDGEVGRTVKTNEIR, from the coding sequence TTGGCCGGCATCGTTCACCCGAACCGGGTGGATACGGGCGATGAGATCGAAACGCTGCGACGCGCCCTTTCTAACCCCCTCGGCGCCGTTCCCTTCGGCGAGTTCATCGGCGCCGGCGGTAACGTTCTGGTCATCGTCAACGACGGCACCCGGCCCACTCCCACCGCCAAGGTCCTCGACATCATCGAGGGTGACCTGGTCGGCGTGGAGCCGCGGTTCTTGATCGCCACCGGCGTCCACCGCGGTCCCACCGAGGAGGAGCTCCGCTTCATCTTTGGTCGCCACCTCGAGCGCTTCCGCGATAGGATTCACGTCCACGACGCGAGGGCCGACGCCGAGATGGTCCACATCGGCACCTCGAAGTCGGGGACCGAGATGTGGATCAACCGCCTGGGGGTGGAGGCGGACCGGCTGGTCATCATCGGCTCCGTCGAGCCCCACTACTTCGGCGGTTACACGGGCGGCCGCAAGTTCTTCCTGCCCGGCATCGCGTCTTACCTAACAATCGAACAAAACCACAAATTCGCTATGGATGTCCGGGCCCGGGCGCTGGCCCTCGAAGGCAACCCGGTCCACGAGGACATGGTTGACGCCCTTTCCGCCATCGCCGAGAAACCGATTTTCTCCATCCAGACCGTCCTGGACCGCGATCGCAAAATATACGCCGCCACCGCCGGGCACATCCACGAGTCCTTCTACGCCGCCACCCTGCGGGCCAAGGAGGTCTTCTGCGTCGAGGTTCCCGCCAAGGCCGACGTGGTGGTCAGCGTCGCCCCCTTTCCCATGGACGTGGACCTCTACCAGTCCCAGAAGGCACTGCACAACGGCGCCTTGGCCCTCACCGAAGGGGGCGTTCTAATCCTCGTTTCCAAGTGCCGCGACGGCATCGGCCATGACACCTTTCACCAACTCCTCGGCTCCTGCTCTACGCTGGAGGACATGCTGGCCAGGATCGAGGAGGGCTACGTCCTCGGGTATCACATTGCGGCCAAGATGGCGAAGATAGGTAGCTGGGCGGAGATGTGGGCGGTGACCGAGCTCCCCGACGACGTGGTGCGGGAGTGTGCCGTTCTGAAGGCGGGGTCGGGTGGGCGGGATTTGCAGCGGTCTTCGGATGGACTCGCGCGAACTCCTGACGGGGAAGTCGGGAGAACGGTTAAAACAAATGAAATCCGTTGA